The following are from one region of the Treponema primitia ZAS-1 genome:
- a CDS encoding queuosine precursor transporter produces the protein MNTRSFRYLDLIMAFFVTVLVVSNVASSAKIVDLGFSLFGIRLAFDGGTLLFPLSYVFGDILTEVYGFRTSRRVIWTGFAALALSSLVFLLLRVLPADAEWEAYAGSAAYDAILGGMSTGGIALASLAGYWVGEFSNSVVLSRVKVLMKGRFLWVRTIGSTLVGELLDSVVFVFIASLTGVFGWELFASLVLTNYILKCTIEVIMTPATYLAVFKLKKAESIDTYDVGISFNPFKLQDRTVPQDSR, from the coding sequence GTGAATACCCGATCCTTTCGTTATTTAGATCTGATCATGGCTTTTTTTGTGACGGTACTTGTCGTCAGTAACGTAGCGTCTTCGGCAAAAATCGTGGACCTTGGTTTTTCCCTCTTCGGCATCAGGCTGGCCTTTGACGGCGGCACCCTCCTCTTCCCCCTGTCCTATGTTTTTGGGGATATCCTCACCGAAGTCTACGGCTTCCGTACATCCAGGCGGGTTATTTGGACCGGTTTTGCCGCCCTGGCCCTGTCTTCCCTGGTATTCCTCCTACTCCGGGTCCTCCCGGCGGATGCCGAATGGGAGGCCTATGCGGGGTCCGCAGCCTATGACGCAATCCTGGGGGGCATGAGTACCGGCGGCATAGCCCTGGCGAGCCTCGCCGGTTACTGGGTGGGGGAATTTTCCAACTCCGTGGTCCTCTCCCGGGTGAAGGTTCTTATGAAGGGCCGGTTCCTCTGGGTACGGACCATAGGCAGCACCCTGGTAGGGGAACTGCTGGACAGTGTAGTTTTTGTGTTTATCGCCAGCCTTACCGGAGTCTTCGGCTGGGAACTCTTTGCCTCCCTGGTCTTAACCAACTACATACTGAAATGTACCATCGAGGTGATAATGACCCCCGCAACGTATTTGGCGGTGTTTAAGCTGAAGAAGGCCGAATCAATTGACACCTATGATGTGGGAATAAGCTTTAACCCCTTTAAGCTTCAAGACCGGACTGTTCCGCAAGACAGCCGTTAG
- a CDS encoding tRNA threonylcarbamoyladenosine dehydratase — translation MSVSPIFQRLTLLTGAEAMEALANIRVIVFGVGGVGSWCAEALARSGVGHIAIVDSDTVCVTNINRQVQAVAATVGQFKVDVLKDRLLAINPACDVAAFGKVFSRESAGDFGIEGADYVIDAIDSITHKLDLIEYAATAGVPLFSSMGMAQKLDPTQLKTGDIWETQGCPLARLVRSGLRKRSFQGHFTTVYSAERLPLNTGVVTACGSAQCLCPARNRDDPNAPIEWCSSKKVINGSAVTVTATAGMILGSLVLQDVYARYHPVDTVQNG, via the coding sequence ATGTCCGTGAGCCCGATTTTTCAGAGACTGACCCTCCTTACCGGCGCCGAAGCCATGGAAGCCCTTGCCAATATCAGGGTGATAGTTTTTGGGGTTGGGGGCGTGGGGAGCTGGTGCGCCGAAGCGCTGGCCCGGTCCGGGGTAGGGCATATCGCCATAGTCGATTCCGATACGGTTTGCGTTACCAATATCAATCGCCAGGTCCAGGCTGTCGCCGCCACCGTGGGGCAGTTTAAGGTGGATGTTCTAAAGGACAGGCTGTTGGCGATCAATCCCGCCTGTGATGTCGCTGCCTTCGGGAAGGTCTTTTCCCGCGAAAGCGCCGGTGACTTCGGCATTGAAGGCGCCGACTATGTGATTGACGCCATCGACAGCATCACCCACAAGCTGGACCTGATTGAATACGCCGCCACCGCCGGTGTCCCGCTCTTTTCTTCCATGGGCATGGCTCAGAAACTCGATCCTACCCAGCTTAAAACCGGGGACATCTGGGAAACCCAGGGCTGTCCCTTGGCCCGGCTGGTCCGCTCGGGTCTGCGGAAGCGGAGTTTCCAGGGGCATTTTACCACGGTCTACAGTGCCGAACGGCTCCCCCTTAATACCGGCGTGGTTACCGCCTGCGGATCCGCACAGTGCCTGTGTCCCGCCCGGAACAGGGACGATCCCAACGCTCCAATTGAGTGGTGCAGTTCAAAAAAGGTGATCAACGGCAGCGCTGTCACGGTTACTGCCACTGCGGGGATGATCCTGGGGAGTCTGGTGCTCCAGGATGTGTATGCCCGATACCATCCGGTGGACACGGTTCAGAATGGCTAA
- a CDS encoding tRNA 2-thiocytidine biosynthesis TtcA family protein has protein sequence MPDTIRWTRFRMANRFLRKAGASTIVQKLSAKAVLERNLIAEGDRILIAASGGKDSTVMAWALSAIRPALKKNYELAAIHISSDFCACCKKSALSQRLEEWGIPFTDLFVPVIGRLKEGEKMNCYWCSTQRRTELLKYAVENGFNKIALGHHLDDIIETFFMNMTAKGELSTMPMLLAYRKYPVSLIRPLGYVEEQQIIACAAERDILKAVCTCPYGINSKRRDVRKRIAEFTGNSGAVKRRIFKALSSGDRDLLIENE, from the coding sequence ATGCCCGATACCATCCGGTGGACACGGTTCAGAATGGCTAACCGATTTCTCCGCAAAGCCGGGGCCAGTACGATTGTGCAGAAACTTAGCGCCAAGGCTGTATTGGAGCGGAACCTTATTGCTGAAGGTGACCGGATCCTTATTGCCGCTTCCGGAGGCAAGGACTCTACCGTCATGGCCTGGGCGCTTTCGGCCATCAGGCCGGCGTTGAAAAAAAACTACGAGCTGGCGGCTATCCACATTTCCAGCGATTTCTGCGCCTGCTGCAAAAAGTCGGCCCTTTCCCAGCGGCTGGAGGAATGGGGCATCCCCTTTACCGATCTTTTCGTACCGGTTATCGGACGGCTCAAGGAAGGGGAGAAGATGAACTGTTACTGGTGCTCCACCCAGCGGCGGACGGAACTCTTGAAATATGCTGTGGAAAATGGGTTCAACAAGATCGCCCTGGGGCATCATCTGGATGACATTATCGAAACCTTCTTTATGAATATGACCGCCAAGGGAGAGCTTTCCACCATGCCCATGCTTCTCGCTTACCGAAAATACCCCGTAAGCCTTATCCGGCCCCTGGGTTATGTGGAGGAGCAGCAAATTATAGCCTGCGCTGCGGAACGGGACATCCTCAAGGCGGTCTGTACCTGCCCCTATGGGATCAACTCCAAACGCCGGGACGTACGGAAGCGGATTGCCGAATTTACCGGCAATTCAGGAGCGGTAAAACGGCGTATTTTTAAGGCCCTTTCTTCCGGAGATCGGGATCTATTAATAGAGAATGAATGA